The Longimicrobium sp. genome includes the window ACAGATTGGCATCACACAGAGGACACGGAGGACACGGAGAGAACTTCAATCTCTTCCGCTGTTCCTCTGTGTTCTCTGTGCCCTCTGTGTGAGACCTTTTCAGGGCTGATACCCGAACGATTCCCTGCGAAATGGTATCACTCCCGCGGCGGGTCGCCCCACTGGTAGGGGAGCTGGTTGAGGAAGTGGCGCACCACGCCGTCCACCTTGGAGGTGCGCAGGCGGTCGGTGCGCACCGTCACCAGGGTGGAGGGGCCGTGGCGGTGCGCCTCGACCACCACCGTCCCCTCGCCGCCGGTGTAGGTGGCGTGGTGGCGCGACTCCTCGCTGCGGGCCAGCTCCGCCCGCTCCGTCAGGATGGCGTCGGCCCGCTGGAACACCTCGCGGATCGGCAGCACCGTGCTGCGCTCGTAGTCTGACATCGTCGTCGGTTCACCCTGATCAGCGGAAAGGCGCGGCGTCCGTCCGCGCCCGGCCATCATCCCTCCGCCGCCCGCTCCAGCGCCTCGCGCAGGGCCCGGTAGCCCTGCGCGCCCGCCAGCACCTCGATCTTCGGCGGCTGCCCCACGAGCAGCACGGGCGTGGCGGTGACGCCGGCGCGCCGGGCCAGCGCCTCGTCGCGCTCCACCTCGGCCGTCATGCCGTCGACGTCGAGCACGGCCTTCAGCTCCGAGAGGTCCAGCCCCAGCGCCGCGCCCAGCTCCACCAGCACGTCGATGCGCCCCACGTCGCGCCCGTCGCGGAAGTACGCGGCGAAGAGCGCCTCGCGCATCTCCCGCTCCACGCCGCGCTGCCCGGCGAACTTCGCGGCCTCGTGCGCCTTGCGCGTCCGCGCGCCCGCGGCGGGCGGGCGCAGCTCCACGCCCGCGGCCTCCGCCAGCGGCCGCGCCGCCTCCACCGGGGCCGCGTCCGGCGGCGGGAGCGGCGCGGGGGCCGGGTACAGCTCGAAGGCGGCGTACGCCGGCGCCGCCAGCCCCTCGCCCTCCAGGCGCCGGAGCACGGCCTCGGTGACGTACGAGAAGGGGCACGTGAAATCGGAGAAGACCACCACCGGCACGGCCGCCATTTCGCCCCGCACGCCCGGGAGAACCACCCTCGAGGTCGCGCCAATCTGCCCCGGGCCCT containing:
- a CDS encoding DsbA family protein, which translates into the protein MAAVPVVVFSDFTCPFSYVTEAVLRRLEGEGLAAPAYAAFELYPAPAPLPPPDAAPVEAARPLAEAAGVELRPPAAGARTRKAHEAAKFAGQRGVEREMREALFAAYFRDGRDVGRIDVLVELGAALGLDLSELKAVLDVDGMTAEVERDEALARRAGVTATPVLLVGQPPKIEVLAGAQGYRALREALERAAEG